The Humulus lupulus chromosome 3, drHumLupu1.1, whole genome shotgun sequence genome window below encodes:
- the LOC133823992 gene encoding protein MOS2: MKLSFSLPSKTNSKSNSIKPSNNFGDDSKNSSNAEDSKKFVTEFNASEIITDNDRRKDLVIPPIQNEWEPRKKMKIFELPIVQSDGSGGLNFEVESLSAVAEANDSKMSYGLNLRKSTKGAETDSQDQVNGSDSKSPEMEPSRIAPSAEDGLLQKLKYDLQRLPEDQGMEEFADMPVEGFGAALLAGYGWYEGRGIGKNAKEDVKVVEYHKRTDKRGLGFVNDDVPTRDVNPTQKSNNKGKENDKEKKKEKGRGDRDREREGATSVEKDVRIVGGRNAGLKGRIVEKLGHDRLVVRLSRSEELVTLQVGDVAELGSKEEERCLKRLKELKIKERGLKRVEESRSQDRSEIKASKPVREEGRRDSKSLNNQSRNSSSMGQISWLCSHIRVRIISRDLKGGRLYLKKGKVVDVVSPRICDISMDESNELIRGVSQDLLETALPRRGGPVLVLFGKHKGVYGSLVERDLDRETGVVRDADTHALHNVHLEQVAEYIGDPSYLGY; the protein is encoded by the coding sequence ATGAAACTCTCATTCTCCTTACCTTCAAAGACAAATTCAAAGTCAAACTCCATAAAGCCATCGAATAACTTTGGGGATGATAGCAAGAACAGCAGCAATGCTGAGGATTCTAAAAAATTTGTCACTGAATTTAACGCATCTGAAATCATAACCGACAATGACAGGCGAAAGGATTTGGTTATCCCTCCTATACAAAATGAGTGGGAGCCCCGCAAAAAGATGAAAATTTTTGAACTTCCAATTGTGCAATCTGATGGCTCTGGTGGTCTTAATTTTGAGGTTGAATCATTGTCAGCTGTTGCAGAGGCCAATGATTCAAAGATGTCATATGGCCTCAACCTGAGGAAGTCTACTAAGGGTGCTGAGACTGACAGCCAGGATCAAGTCAATGGTTCAGATTCTAAATCTCCAGAAATGGAACCATCAAGAATTGCTCCTTCAGCAGAAGATGGTTTGCTTCAGAAATTAAAGTATGACCTGCAGAGGTTGCCTGAGGATCAGGGCATGGAGGAGTTTGCAGATATGCCCGTGGAGGGCTTTGGTGCTGCTTTGCTTGCTGGGTATGGATGGTATGAAGGGAGAGGCATTGGGAAGAATGCTAAGGAGGATGTCAAGGTAGTAGAGTACCACAAGAGGACAGACAAGCGTGGTTTAGGGTTTGTGAATGATGATGTTCCCACGCGTGATGTGAATCCTACACAAAAATCAAACAACAAAGGAAAAGAGAATGATaaggagaaaaagaaagaaaagggcaGAGGGGATAGGGATAGAGAGAGGGAAGGTGCAACTTCTGTAGAGAAGGACGTGCGGATAGTTGGGGGCAGGAATGCAGGTCTGAAAGGAAGGATTGTTGAAAAACTGGGTCATGATAGACTAGTTGTGAGGCTTTCGAGGAGTGAAGAGTTGGTGACACTGCAAGTTGGGGATGTTGCGGAGCTGGGTTCTAAGGAAGAGGAAAGATGCTTGAAGagattgaaggaattgaagattaaAGAAAGAGGCTTAAAGAGAGTAGAGGAGTCAAGGAGTCAAGACAGATCAGAAATTAAGGCAAGTAAGCCAGTGAGGGAGGAGGGAAGAAGAGACAGTAAAAGCCTCAATAATCAAAGTAGGAATTCAAGTAGCATGGGGCAAATATCTTGGCTTTGTAGCCATATCCGAGTTAGGATCATTAGCAGAGACTTGAAAGGAGGGAGACTGTATTTGAAGAAGGGAAAGGTGGTTGATGTGGTAAGTCCAAGGATCTGTGACATATCCATGGATGAGAGCAATGAGCTTATTCGGGGTGTCTCACAAGATCTTCTTGAGACTGCACTTCCCCGACGAGGGGGACCAGTTCTTGTATTGTTTGGGAAACATAAAGGAGTCTATGGCAGTCTTGTGGAGCGGGATTTGGACCGAGAAACCGGTGTTGTTCGAGATGCAGATACTCATGCTTTGCATAATGTCCATCTAGAACAGGTTGCAGAGTATATCGGGGATCCAAGCTATCTTGGCTATTGA
- the LOC133825633 gene encoding uncharacterized protein LOC133825633, translated as MAVRAGVLPGSPLWDDMQRKPVGTISEFTTRAKRFVIIEEARLALKLAPPPSITIATNVNLATTSATPSTTQPIRDTSFNRKKNEGNNLKADGGKKKKGDKHFSIYIVYTELTDTRENIFVMNGNQVSFRQPDVMRHQRTKRDSNKFCRFHKDVGHTTEECKQLKEEIEDLILRGYLGQYIQNQNQVQASPSQKIILTQPAQQAAAPPAREGIRPVPIDGEDVIAIAGEPHITRSGINTQKRFSGEGITSTGSIELPITLGDYPVSTTKMLEFIMVDTPFAYNVLLSRPALIGLGANTFVRHLAIKFPTLRGIGTLKGDQLATRECCNISMRGKGQASVQALVIIEEMDGVVYEVREKINPRVE; from the exons ATGGCAGTACGAGCTGGAGTACTGCCAGGAAGCcctctttgggatgacatgcaaaggAAGCCAGTGGGGACAATATCTGAGTTCACCACTAGGGCCAAAAGGTTTGTCATTATAGAGGAGGCAAGGTTGGCACTTAAATTGGCTCCTCCGCCCTCAATAACTATAGCTACGAACGTTAACTTAGCCACTACCTCGGCTACGCCCTCCACGACACAACCCATAAGAGACACTTCTTTTaatagaaagaagaatgaagggaacaACCTCAAGGCTGATGGGggtaagaaaaagaaaggagataaACACTTCTCCATTTACATAGTATATACCGAGCTCACTGATACTCGGGAGAATATATTTGTCATGAATGGGAATCAGGTCTCCTTTAGGCAACCCGATGTAATGCGACATCAGAGAACCAAGAGGGATTCAAACAAGTTTTGTAGATTCCACAAGGACGTGGGTCATACAACTGAGGAATGCAAACAGTTAAAAGAAGAGATCGAGGATTTGATCTTGAGAGGCTACCTCGGACAGTATATCCAAAATCAGAATCAAGTCCAGGCTTCGCCTAGTCAAAAGATCATTTTGACTCAACCCGCCCAACAAGCTGCAGCCCCACCTGCAAGGGAGGGTATTCGACCTGTCCCaatcgatggagaagatgtaatagcCATCGCGGGGGAACCACACATTACAAGGTCAGGCATAAACACTCAAAAGAG ATTCTCAGGAGAGGGAATCACCAGTACAGGGTCTATCGAGCTCccaataaccttgggagactacccagtctcgacaaccaagatgttGGAGTTCATCATGGTAGACACCCCATTTGCCTACAATGTCCTGCTCAGTAGACCAGCCCTAATCGGGCTGGGGGCAAACACAtttgttaggcatttggccattaaATTCCCAACTCTCAGGGGTATTGGGACACTGAAAGGGGATCAATTAGCAACCCGAGAATGCTGTAACATCTCGATGAGGGGAAAAGGCCAAGCTAGTGTGCAAGCCCTAGTTATCATTGAGGAAATGGATGGGGTAGTATACGAGGTCAGAGAAAAGATCAACCCAAGAGTAGAATAA